One region of Cyanobium sp. M30B3 genomic DNA includes:
- a CDS encoding DUF4055 domain-containing protein, translated as MPTTSRGRSATSSSPASPAAPQAQPPAQPPWLEHPTLSGLRDRLQLVYDCWTLLELPDGTSRRPMYLPRGLEEPETCYLKRLEAARPTGFYRDALRTYAGMLSRLAWQELPDSLGRVATDVDGQGTDLGVFLFLADLLTLRDGGCLILQLPPQHRWPSEGDRLEALAKGDRLSLPRLQLVPRGDLLNWRLPTDCATGAPASGPVEIVWREPRRQALPPRFASGNAAVPTVVIDAHGGLVPDPQAWLYRSLAVTDDGLVLRSWQANPNPGAADGYDVVPIGEPERMPQRFDLPALWYSVDGTAFGEGDLPHLGLAHQYLNHYRCRSEYEDLLSRTALPVGVRTGLVDAYGFRRSDGALGSGAGPGGTDAQRPQRLVLSTSSFMDLPDGAKFEWVEIEARSLAEHRAYLQQLEEAMRHDALIPAGGHGPARTELEISLTAGQSFAVLQSLAGQKASMLSTLLRQWTRLTGEKLSDTPACSVEICPLVPPQPPRKPQPSVQEWLVLHERGVIDGVELRQQLGLDGTAAA; from the coding sequence GTGCCCACCACCAGCCGTGGCAGGTCAGCCACCTCCAGCAGCCCCGCCTCCCCAGCCGCACCGCAAGCTCAGCCCCCTGCCCAGCCCCCCTGGCTGGAACACCCCACCCTCTCCGGCCTGCGGGACCGGCTGCAGCTTGTCTACGACTGCTGGACCCTGCTGGAGCTGCCTGACGGCACCAGCCGCCGGCCGATGTACCTCCCCCGCGGCCTCGAGGAGCCCGAGACCTGTTACCTCAAGCGGCTGGAAGCCGCCCGGCCTACCGGCTTCTACCGCGATGCCCTGCGCACCTACGCCGGGATGCTGTCGCGATTGGCCTGGCAGGAGCTACCCGACTCCCTGGGCCGGGTCGCCACTGATGTCGATGGCCAGGGCACCGACCTGGGGGTGTTCCTGTTCCTGGCCGACCTGCTCACCCTGCGCGATGGCGGCTGCCTGATCCTGCAGCTGCCGCCCCAGCACCGCTGGCCTTCAGAGGGGGACCGGCTGGAGGCCCTCGCCAAGGGAGACCGCCTCTCCCTGCCACGGCTGCAGCTGGTGCCCCGGGGCGACCTGCTCAACTGGCGCCTGCCCACCGACTGCGCCACCGGCGCTCCGGCATCGGGACCGGTGGAGATCGTCTGGCGGGAGCCGCGCCGGCAGGCCCTGCCGCCCCGCTTCGCCAGCGGCAATGCGGCGGTGCCCACGGTGGTGATCGACGCCCACGGCGGCCTGGTGCCCGATCCCCAGGCCTGGCTGTACCGCAGCCTGGCGGTGACGGACGACGGCCTGGTGCTGCGCAGCTGGCAGGCCAACCCCAATCCCGGTGCTGCCGATGGCTACGACGTGGTGCCCATTGGCGAGCCGGAACGGATGCCCCAGCGCTTTGACCTGCCGGCTCTCTGGTACTCGGTGGATGGCACCGCCTTCGGTGAGGGCGATCTCCCCCACCTGGGCCTGGCGCACCAGTACCTCAACCACTACCGCTGCCGCAGCGAATACGAAGATCTTTTGTCGCGCACGGCCCTGCCAGTCGGCGTGCGCACCGGCCTGGTGGATGCCTATGGCTTCCGCCGCAGCGACGGCGCCCTCGGCTCGGGTGCAGGGCCAGGGGGAACAGATGCCCAGCGCCCCCAGCGCCTGGTGCTCTCCACCTCCTCCTTCATGGACCTGCCCGACGGCGCCAAGTTCGAGTGGGTGGAGATCGAGGCCCGCTCGCTGGCGGAGCACCGGGCCTACCTGCAGCAGCTGGAGGAGGCCATGCGCCACGACGCCCTGATCCCGGCTGGCGGCCACGGCCCCGCCCGCACCGAGCTGGAGATTTCCCTGACTGCCGGCCAGAGCTTTGCGGTGCTGCAGTCACTCGCAGGCCAGAAGGCCTCGATGCTGAGCACCCTGCTCCGCCAGTGGACCCGCCTCACCGGCGAAAAGCTTTCCGACACGCCGGCCTGCAGCGTGGAGATCTGCCCCTTGGTGCCGCCGCAGCCGCCGCGTAAACCCCAGCCCTCGGTGCAGGAGTGGCTGGTGCTGCATGAGCGGGGGGTGATCGACGGCGTGGAGCTGCGCCAGCAGCTGGGACTCGATGGCACGGCGGCGGCCTGA
- a CDS encoding phosphotransferase yields MLLPVGRSHAVWCLEQDGQPVAAIKLFDPKTSETEGEALREALVHELGREVPELACLLSSMRSHHSAADLIVTEWFDGRPAWEGDALSNGVPANAAADLDALVPLIVPALARMHRATARRHQDGSIDPRFNSPVPWVLRLFDGDAPAEIWANPLLRPVLDFVASRPALVAGLRRTRGAWRRVALIHGDLKHDNLLVNCSDRIVVIDWEMAAIGDPTWDLAGLMSRPLLVSETETGNWSNTAKATARRMIETYRSVVPVPAKALTQRLVLYCGAWLMMSMIQYRSIVAEADDTAIMRIITLVEACLTDAAGVSRELMADNDPE; encoded by the coding sequence TTGCTGTTGCCGGTTGGAAGATCGCATGCTGTTTGGTGTTTGGAGCAGGATGGGCAACCCGTTGCCGCAATAAAGCTTTTCGACCCTAAGACTAGCGAGACTGAGGGAGAGGCGCTGCGCGAAGCACTCGTTCATGAACTTGGCCGTGAGGTGCCAGAGCTTGCGTGTCTGCTCAGTTCGATGCGGTCACATCACAGTGCAGCGGATCTGATTGTAACCGAGTGGTTTGACGGACGACCTGCCTGGGAGGGAGATGCACTCTCTAATGGTGTGCCGGCAAATGCGGCAGCTGATCTTGATGCGCTTGTGCCACTGATTGTCCCTGCCTTGGCACGCATGCACCGAGCGACAGCCCGTCGCCACCAGGACGGTTCGATCGATCCTCGCTTCAACAGCCCCGTCCCCTGGGTTCTAAGGCTCTTTGACGGTGATGCTCCTGCCGAGATATGGGCAAACCCGCTCCTGCGACCAGTTCTTGACTTTGTAGCGTCACGCCCCGCACTGGTGGCTGGTCTTCGTCGAACACGTGGCGCTTGGCGGAGAGTGGCGCTGATTCATGGTGATCTAAAACACGATAACCTGCTTGTTAACTGCAGTGATCGCATTGTGGTGATTGATTGGGAGATGGCCGCAATCGGCGATCCAACTTGGGATCTCGCAGGCCTCATGAGCCGCCCGTTGTTGGTGTCCGAAACAGAAACCGGAAACTGGTCGAACACTGCAAAAGCGACTGCCCGTAGGATGATAGAGACTTATCGCTCAGTAGTACCAGTCCCAGCTAAGGCATTGACGCAAAGATTGGTTCTCTACTGTGGAGCTTGGCTGATGATGAGCATGATCCAGTACCGTTCAATTGTTGCAGAAGCCGATGATACTGCGATCATGCGGATCATTACACTAGTGGAGGCATGCCTAACCGACGCAGCAGGTGTCTCTCGAGAGTTGATGGCCGACAATGATCCCGAATGA
- a CDS encoding S8 family peptidase, which translates to MINHCDPQLGFLLDAVSGNIQDDSEKALEEIEESSFFGIESTPKKAKEGEKSKLGQARVQVIIQATSGVDQLANSGLTIRSQIGDIITGVIALDKLPDLAAVEGVELVESAREMVAELDLAIVDTRVNLVQQGPPGRRGSGVIVGVVDSGCDFTHPCFRNDDGTSRILFIWDQTLIRTGTETAPAGFAYGVEYTNAQINAALTQANPFAQVRSRDPRKHGTHVAGIAAGNGRASSSSQPAFRFVGVAPEADLIIVKVGGGGSEGLGTSANALDAVNYCYQRAQSSGNRACVVNMSLGDNLGPHDGTSLLERGLDNLLGPQRRAFVKSAGNVGNARHHAGGTVPSGGVVNVGFAEPSGNTTPDTLDFWYGGGNTFRVEVVDSAGNSTGLVNVGLATNSTLAGGNTVRIDHRNNDPFNGDKRIFITITRGSATQVRPGDWTVRLQSVSSAGGGRFDGWIQRHNSFTQRPTFTAPFESNDRTISTPGTAQKVITAANYITRGPGVGGLSASSSRGPTRDGRLAPTVSAPGTNVFSANAEFGGGAPYIDFSGTSMSAPHITGIIALMFQKNPNRTQEQIRECLTTTAGQDGFTGPVPNTAWGAGKVDAQAAVNCVPAPGITHRLTVVRPFCRQLLTRVGPRCQLQTVVEPQCTQLVTRVPRCLQLTRVPSECMVNSRVVGCIPSAVRCPSLVDGCPSTPGGCDPRTVVINPGTVVTNPGKINTPSLNIPGNRAIGTPSINPLSPEMEALAAEIARQIWETLSEAWTSEQPEPAAEIIPEQGYFEYDDSWFDYDESDGQV; encoded by the coding sequence ATGATCAATCACTGCGATCCTCAGCTGGGTTTTTTACTTGATGCTGTTTCAGGCAACATTCAAGACGATAGCGAGAAAGCGCTGGAGGAAATCGAAGAGTCTAGCTTCTTTGGAATCGAGTCAACTCCGAAGAAAGCGAAAGAGGGTGAGAAGTCTAAACTAGGGCAAGCAAGAGTTCAGGTTATAATTCAAGCAACCTCAGGAGTTGATCAACTTGCCAATAGTGGCTTGACTATCAGGTCCCAGATCGGCGATATCATCACCGGCGTAATCGCACTGGACAAGCTGCCTGACCTTGCTGCAGTAGAGGGCGTTGAGCTGGTTGAGAGTGCTCGCGAAATGGTCGCAGAACTTGATCTCGCGATTGTGGACACACGAGTTAATCTTGTCCAACAGGGGCCCCCTGGCCGCAGAGGGTCGGGCGTGATCGTCGGTGTCGTTGATTCTGGCTGCGACTTCACACACCCCTGTTTCCGCAATGATGACGGTACGAGTCGAATTCTTTTTATTTGGGATCAGACGCTGATCAGAACGGGTACCGAGACCGCGCCAGCAGGATTTGCCTACGGAGTGGAGTACACAAACGCCCAGATCAATGCGGCACTCACTCAGGCCAATCCTTTCGCTCAGGTCCGCAGCCGCGATCCACGCAAGCACGGCACCCATGTCGCTGGCATCGCGGCTGGCAACGGGCGCGCATCCAGCTCCAGCCAGCCGGCGTTCAGGTTTGTCGGCGTGGCCCCAGAAGCTGATCTGATCATCGTGAAAGTCGGTGGAGGCGGGTCCGAAGGGCTAGGCACTTCAGCAAATGCGCTCGATGCGGTGAATTACTGCTACCAGCGTGCACAGTCGAGCGGCAACCGTGCATGTGTCGTCAACATGAGCTTGGGAGACAATCTCGGGCCCCACGACGGCACAAGTCTGCTGGAACGAGGCCTCGATAACCTGCTCGGTCCGCAACGGCGGGCATTCGTGAAATCTGCTGGGAATGTTGGCAATGCACGCCACCATGCTGGGGGAACGGTACCCAGTGGAGGGGTGGTCAATGTCGGTTTTGCTGAGCCAAGTGGCAACACTACGCCAGACACGCTAGATTTCTGGTATGGAGGCGGCAACACATTCCGGGTAGAGGTTGTTGACTCTGCCGGTAATTCTACAGGTCTTGTAAATGTCGGCTTAGCAACCAATTCCACCCTGGCTGGCGGCAATACGGTGCGTATTGATCACCGCAATAATGATCCGTTTAACGGCGACAAACGTATCTTTATCACCATCACCCGAGGCAGTGCAACGCAGGTCAGGCCCGGTGACTGGACAGTGCGGCTGCAAAGTGTTTCATCTGCCGGGGGCGGGCGTTTCGATGGTTGGATCCAGCGACACAACTCGTTCACACAGAGACCGACTTTCACGGCCCCCTTTGAGAGCAACGACCGCACCATCTCAACACCTGGCACGGCACAGAAGGTGATAACAGCTGCTAATTATATTACAAGAGGTCCCGGTGTGGGTGGCCTAAGTGCATCATCATCTCGGGGACCGACCCGTGATGGTCGACTTGCACCAACAGTTAGCGCACCGGGCACGAACGTCTTCTCTGCCAACGCTGAATTTGGAGGCGGCGCCCCATACATCGATTTCTCCGGTACTTCGATGTCAGCCCCTCACATCACGGGCATCATTGCCTTGATGTTCCAGAAGAATCCAAACCGCACCCAGGAGCAGATCCGTGAGTGCCTTACAACCACCGCTGGGCAGGATGGGTTTACTGGCCCTGTTCCCAATACTGCATGGGGTGCTGGCAAAGTGGATGCTCAGGCCGCTGTGAATTGCGTGCCTGCGCCCGGTATCACCCATCGCTTAACTGTCGTTAGACCATTCTGCCGTCAACTACTCACGCGAGTTGGACCGCGATGCCAACTGCAGACTGTCGTAGAGCCCCAATGCACCCAACTCGTTACACGCGTGCCGAGATGTCTCCAACTCACCCGGGTTCCGTCCGAGTGCATGGTGAATTCAAGGGTAGTCGGATGCATACCCAGTGCAGTTCGCTGTCCATCTCTCGTCGACGGCTGCCCTTCCACCCCAGGTGGGTGCGACCCCCGAACGGTTGTGATCAATCCCGGAACGGTTGTGACTAACCCAGGTAAGATCAATACACCCTCATTGAACATACCGGGCAATCGCGCAATTGGCACACCTTCTATCAATCCTCTCTCCCCCGAGATGGAAGCCCTGGCCGCAGAGATCGCGCGTCAGATTTGGGAAACCCTTAGCGAGGCTTGGACCAGCGAGCAACCGGAACCAGCTGCCGAAATAATTCCTGAACAAGGGTACTTTGAATATGACGACAGTTGGTTTGACTATGACGAATCAGATGGCCAAGTCTAG
- a CDS encoding DUF1651 domain-containing protein, whose amino-acid sequence MKQVPVRSSQLLHFRPVHYSRFSQALELTTGELIPGQALLLKCRKEISREEAIKLWAQKRKQGWQSCEPQWTPPPEVKPPARRPAASMD is encoded by the coding sequence ATGAAGCAAGTACCCGTCAGAAGCAGCCAGCTGTTGCACTTCCGGCCTGTCCACTACAGCCGCTTCTCCCAGGCGCTGGAGCTCACCACCGGCGAACTGATCCCCGGCCAGGCGCTTCTGCTGAAGTGCCGCAAGGAGATCAGTCGTGAGGAGGCGATCAAGCTCTGGGCGCAGAAGCGCAAGCAGGGCTGGCAGTCCTGCGAGCCCCAGTGGACGCCGCCGCCCGAGGTGAAGCCACCGGCTCGTCGCCCCGCCGCCAGCATGGACTGA
- a CDS encoding RNA polymerase subunit sigma-70 yields MRGPMLSAVQECPGPSALANSGAPEPAAVVVQLVLPIVVVLVGDATGVERMLRQRRYRRAACHARAQQLEINLHDPVRHPPRYQGQRPPRRRPRRERPVQPHAAADALALEHIDLAEKIAGNFARRTVHPKEDLLQLAMIGLIKAARRYDPSRGPFRPYGRTYANGEITHFLRDNGFLLKVPPTWREIHARGHRLLSSGVGVEEMLERIRISGEQWIQIVDACSVRVVAFPVD; encoded by the coding sequence GTGAGGGGGCCGATGCTGTCCGCGGTGCAGGAATGTCCCGGACCCTCCGCGCTGGCGAACTCAGGGGCTCCTGAGCCGGCAGCAGTTGTGGTGCAGCTGGTGCTGCCGATCGTGGTGGTGTTGGTGGGCGATGCCACCGGGGTGGAGCGGATGCTGCGTCAACGGCGCTACCGCAGGGCGGCGTGCCACGCCCGAGCGCAGCAGTTGGAGATCAACCTCCACGATCCAGTGCGTCACCCGCCCAGATATCAGGGTCAGCGGCCTCCGCGGCGCAGGCCCCGGCGAGAACGGCCGGTGCAGCCCCATGCCGCTGCTGATGCCCTGGCGCTGGAGCACATTGATCTGGCGGAGAAGATCGCCGGGAACTTCGCTCGGCGCACAGTCCATCCGAAAGAAGACCTGCTGCAGCTGGCGATGATCGGGCTGATCAAAGCGGCGCGGCGCTACGACCCCTCGCGGGGACCATTTCGGCCTTACGGGCGTACCTATGCCAATGGGGAGATTACGCACTTTTTGCGGGACAACGGCTTCCTGCTGAAGGTGCCGCCGACGTGGCGGGAGATTCATGCGCGTGGGCATCGGTTGCTGTCCTCAGGAGTTGGCGTGGAGGAGATGCTGGAGCGGATAAGGATCAGCGGCGAGCAGTGGATTCAGATCGTTGATGCTTGCTCAGTGCGGGTGGTTGCCTTTCCTGTTGATTGA
- a CDS encoding terminase codes for MRAAAVTSPPRLLPDMGGLLLPDSDPWGDGGLLHLPTPPAAAESEPQSLRSFIAEAYPRYGFHRWAEVLIELLQAVADGQLSRLIVTCPPRLGKSLLVSKLFPAYFLQRYPQLFAAIASYSAELAYAHSREARHFYRVTGHLLARDSAAVGNWLTRQRGGCIAAGVDGPFTGKGYSLGIIDDPYKGPGDAASPALRQKLIDWLRSVWLTRAEPASVLGPDGMEQPNLSAQVVVLTRWDHQDVIGWLYEQELGEAPQQWTVLDLPAIAEDPAERPKLPPTCTLIPDWRQVGEALCPERFPLPELLKIRARLGAYWWAALYQQRPSPASGSIFLRQWIRPPFPREDTGAATGRQRQYALLTLSCDLSFKGEAESDYCGFCLAGLLAPPARHAIPRTGEPQGIQSSQELEIEVLWAARHRFGLPEVIRFLLGCLEALEQQGLRPNAVLIEDAANGPAVLQTLRRRVPGMLPITARGSKETRAHAVAPLVEAGQIRFHHRAQPLVEEAIRFPKGSKDLVDAFCHGALWLESRYWKAQGIQPVVTPLLVSR; via the coding sequence ATGAGGGCCGCGGCGGTTACATCACCACCACGGCTTCTGCCTGATATGGGCGGGTTGCTGCTGCCCGACAGCGACCCCTGGGGCGACGGTGGCCTGCTGCACCTGCCCACACCCCCTGCTGCCGCGGAATCGGAACCCCAGAGCCTGCGCAGCTTCATCGCCGAGGCCTACCCCCGCTACGGCTTCCACCGCTGGGCCGAGGTGCTGATCGAGCTGCTGCAGGCCGTCGCTGATGGCCAGCTGAGCCGGCTGATCGTTACCTGTCCACCCCGCCTGGGAAAGAGCCTCCTGGTGTCCAAGCTGTTCCCGGCCTACTTCCTGCAGCGCTACCCGCAGCTCTTTGCGGCGATTGCGTCGTACTCGGCGGAGCTGGCCTATGCCCACTCCAGGGAAGCCCGCCACTTCTATCGGGTGACCGGCCACTTGCTGGCCCGCGATTCGGCGGCGGTGGGCAACTGGCTCACCCGCCAGCGCGGTGGCTGCATCGCCGCCGGTGTGGATGGCCCCTTCACGGGCAAGGGCTACAGCCTGGGAATCATCGACGACCCCTACAAGGGCCCCGGCGATGCCGCATCCCCGGCGCTGCGCCAGAAGCTGATCGATTGGTTGCGCTCGGTGTGGCTGACGCGCGCCGAGCCGGCCTCGGTGCTGGGGCCGGACGGCATGGAGCAGCCGAATCTCTCGGCCCAAGTGGTGGTGCTGACCCGCTGGGACCACCAGGACGTGATCGGCTGGCTGTACGAGCAGGAGCTGGGGGAAGCGCCGCAGCAGTGGACCGTGCTCGATCTGCCGGCGATCGCCGAGGACCCGGCAGAACGGCCCAAGCTGCCGCCCACCTGCACCCTGATCCCCGACTGGCGACAGGTGGGCGAAGCCCTCTGCCCGGAGCGGTTCCCCCTGCCGGAACTGCTCAAGATCAGGGCCCGCCTGGGGGCCTACTGGTGGGCGGCGCTCTATCAGCAGCGGCCCAGCCCGGCGAGCGGCTCCATCTTCCTGAGGCAGTGGATCCGGCCGCCCTTCCCCCGCGAGGACACCGGAGCGGCCACTGGCCGCCAGCGGCAGTACGCCCTGCTGACGCTCTCGTGTGACCTGAGCTTCAAGGGGGAGGCGGAGAGCGACTACTGCGGCTTCTGCCTGGCCGGCCTGCTGGCACCACCGGCCCGGCATGCCATCCCCCGAACGGGTGAACCCCAGGGAATCCAGTCCTCACAGGAGCTGGAGATCGAGGTGCTCTGGGCAGCCCGGCACCGCTTTGGCCTGCCGGAGGTGATCCGCTTCCTGTTGGGCTGTCTGGAGGCGCTGGAGCAGCAGGGCCTCCGCCCCAACGCCGTACTGATCGAAGACGCCGCCAACGGCCCGGCCGTGCTGCAGACGCTGCGGCGTCGGGTGCCGGGGATGCTGCCGATCACGGCGAGAGGCAGCAAGGAAACCCGCGCCCATGCCGTCGCCCCCCTGGTGGAAGCCGGGCAGATCCGCTTTCACCATCGCGCCCAGCCGCTGGTGGAAGAAGCGATCCGCTTCCCCAAGGGCAGCAAGGACCTGGTGGATGCTTTCTGCCACGGCGCCCTATGGCTGGAGAGCCGCTACTGGAAGGCCCAGGGCATCCAGCCGGTGGTGACGCCGCTGCTGGTGAGCCGGTGA